From a region of the Coffea arabica cultivar ET-39 chromosome 3e, Coffea Arabica ET-39 HiFi, whole genome shotgun sequence genome:
- the LOC113736752 gene encoding protein SHORT-ROOT-like, which yields MDISFFSPPETTTFFHKNPQKNDPYLDMQSTNNQPQSSHTSTSISSDSGEPCGDGKWASRLLRECATAISDKDSTKIRHLLWMLNELASPYGDCDQKLASYFLQALFCKATESGQRCYKTLASVAEKSHSFDAARKLILKFQEVSPWTTFGHVASNGAILEALDGENKLHIVDISNTLCTQWPTLLEALATRNDETPHLKLTVVITASIAKPVMKEIAQRMEKFARLMGVPFEFNLISGLSHLGGLTKQNLNIQDDEAIAINCIGALRRVQVEERTAVIHMFQSFQPRIVTVVEEEADFTSSKNDFVKCFEECLRFTTLYFEMLEESFPPTSNERLMLERECSRSIVRVLACDDEIGEGDRECRERGSQWTERLREAFSPVSYSDDVVDDVKALLKRYRTGWSLQPQQADHESGIYLAWKEEPVVWASAWKP from the coding sequence ATGGACATAAGTTTTTTCAGTCCTCCGGAAACAACCACCTTCTTTCACAAAAACCCTCAAAAAAATGATCCTTATCTAGACATGCAAAGCACTAATAACCAGCCTCAGAGTAGCCATACATCCACAAGCATATCATCTGATTCTGGTGAGCCTTGTGGAGATGGAAAATGGGCATCGAGGCTGCTCAGAGAATGTGCCACCGCAATTTCTGATAAGGATTCTACCAAGATCCGCCATCTTTTATGGATGCTGAATGAGCTTGCATCTCCTTATGGCGATTGTGATCAGAAATTAGCATCTTATTTCTTGCAAGCACTTTTCTGTAAGGCCACGGAGTCCGGCCAAAGGTGTTACAAAACCCTAGCTTCGGTGGCAGAAAAGAGCCACTCTTTTGATGCTGCTAGGAAATTGATATTGAAATTTCAGGAAGTTAGTCCCTGGACAACATTTGGACATGTAGCATCAAATGGAGCAATTCTGGAGGCCTTAGACGGCGAAAACAAGCTCCACATAGTCGATATCAGCAACACTCTATGCACTCAATGGCCTACTTTGCTAGAAGCCTTGGCAACAAGAAATGATGAAACCCCTCATTTGAAGCTAACTGTGGTCATAACAGCTAGCATTGCGAAGCCGGTGATGAAGGAAATAGCTCAAAGAATGGAGAAGTTTGCACGGTTGATGGGAGTACCCTTCGAGTTCAACTTAATTAGCGGATTGAGTCACTTGGGAGGACTCACTAAACAGAACTTAAATATCCAGGATGATGAAGCTATTGCAATAAATTGTATAGGAGCCCTGAGAAGAGTTCAGGTTGAGGAGAGGACTGCTGTAATCCATATGTTTCAATCTTTTCAGCCTCGTATTGTAACTGTTGTGGAAGAGGAGGCTGATTTTACCAGCTCTAAGAATGACTTTGTCAAGTGTTTTGAAGAGTGCCTTCGATTCACTACACTGTATTTTGAGATGCTTGAGGAGAGCTTTCCACCAACAAGCAACGAGAGATTGATGCTGGAGAGGGAATGTTCAAGAAGCATAGTTAGGGTTTTGGCTTGTGATGATGAAATTGGTGAGGGAGACAGAGAATGCAGGGAAAGAGGATCCCAATGGACTGAGAGGCTCCGGGAAGCGTTTTCACCAGTGAGTTACAGTGATGATGTTGTTGATGATGTTAAAGCACTTCTTAAGAGGTATCGGACCGGATGGTCATTGCAGCCACAGCAGGCAGATCATGAATCAGGAATCTACTTGGCATGGAAAGAGGAACCTGTAGTATGGGCTTCAGCATGGAAACCCTAA